The proteins below come from a single Cervus canadensis isolate Bull #8, Minnesota chromosome 2, ASM1932006v1, whole genome shotgun sequence genomic window:
- the SLC6A9 gene encoding sodium- and chloride-dependent glycine transporter 1 isoform X3, translating to MLSQLRDPFPESLPLVPLAESVLQVWHGAYNSDLLPNLLMVAFLLSPQNGAVPSEATKKDQNLKRGNWGNQIEFVLTSVGYAVGLGNVWRFPYLCYRNGGGAFMFPYFIMLIFCGIPLFFMELSFGQFASQGCLGVWRISPMFKGVGYGMMVVSTYIGIYYNVVICIAFYYFFSSMTPVLPWTYCNNPWNTPDCMSVLDNPNITNGSQPPALPGNVSQALNQTLKRTSPSEEYWRLYVLKLSDDIGNFGEVRLPLLGCLGVSWVVVFLCLIRGVKSSGKVVYFTATFPYVVLTILFIRGVTLEGAFTGIMYYLTPQWDKILEAKVWGDAASQIFYSLGCAWGGLITMASYNKFHNNCYRDSVIISITNCATSVYAGFVIFSILGFMANHLGVDVSRVADHGPGLAFVAYPEALTLLPIAPLWSLLFFFMLILLGLGTQFCLLETLVTAIVDEVGNEWILQKKTYVTLGVAVAGFLLGIPLTSQAGIYWLLLMDNYAASFSLVIISCIMCVSIMYIYGHQNYFQDIQMMLGFPPPLFFQICWRFVSPAIIFFILIFSVIQYQPITYNQYQYPSWAVAIGFLMALSSVICIPLYALFQFCRTDGDTLLQRLKNATKPSRDWGPALLEHRTGRYAPTIPPSPEDGLEVQPLHPDKAQIPMVGSNGSSRLQDSRI from the exons ATGCTCTCTCAGCTCAGAGACCCTTTTCCAGAGTCACTCCCTCTAGTTCCCCTAGCAGAGTCTGTCCTCCAAGTCTGGCATGGTGCCTACAACTCTGATCTCCTCCCCAA CTTGCTGATGGTGGCTTTTCTCCTGTCCCCACAGAATGGTGCTGTGCCCAGTGAGGCCACCAAGAAGGACCAGAACCTCAAACGGGGCAACTGGGGCAACCAGATCGAGTTTGTACTGACGAGCGTGGGCTATGCCGTGGGCCTGGGCAATGTCTGGCGCTTCCCATACCTCTGCTATCGCAACGGGGGAG GAGCCTTCATGTTCCCCTACTTCATCATGCTCATCTTCTGCGGGATCCCCCTCTTCTTCATGGAACTCTCCTTTGGCCAGTTTGCAAGTCAGGGCTGCCTGGGGGTCTGGAGGATCAGCCCCATGTTCAAAG gtgtGGGCTACGGCATGATGGTGGTGTCCACGTACATCGGCATCTACTACAACGTGGTCATCTGCATCGCCTTCTACTACTTCTTCTCGTCCATGACGCCCGTGCTGCCCTGGACCTACTGCAATAACCCTTGGAACACGCCCGACTGCATGAGCGTGCTGGATAACCCCAACATCACCAACGGCTCGCAGCCTCCTGCCCTGCCTGGAAACGTCTCTCAGGCGCTCAACCAGACCCTCAAGAGGACAAGCCCCAGCGAGGAGTACTGGAG GCTCTACGTGCTGAAGCTGTCGGATGACATCGGAAACTTCGGGGAGGTGCGCCTGCCCCTCCTCGGCTGCCTGGGTGTCTCCTGGGTGGTCGTCTTCCTCTGCCTCATCCGCGGGGTCAAGTCTTCAGGGAAA GTGGTATACTTTACGGCCACATTCCCCTACGTGGTGCTGACCATCCTGTTCATCCGTGGCGTGACCCTGGAAGGAGCCTTCACGGGCATCATGTACTACCTGACCCCACAGTGGGACAAGATCCTGGAGGCCAAG GTATGGGGGGACGCTGCCTCCCAGATCTTCTACTCGCTGGGCTGCGCATGGGGCGGTCTCATCACCATGGCTTCCTACAACAAGTTCCACAACAACTGTTACCG AGACAGTGTCATCATCAGCATCACTAACTGTGCCACCAGCGTCTATGCCGGCTTCGTCATCTTCTCCATCCTGGGCTTCATGGCCAACCACCTGGGTGTGGACGTGTCCCGCGTGGCAGACCATGGCCCAGGCCTGGCCTTTGTGGCATACCCAGAGGCCCTCACACTGCTGCCCATCGCCCCACTGTGGTCTCTGCTCTTCTTCTTTATGCtcatcctgctggggctgggcaCTCAG TTTTGCCTCCTAGAGACGTTGGTCACAGCCATTGTGGATGAGGTAGGGAATGAGTGGATCCTGCAGAAAAAGACTTACGTGACCTTGGGCGTGGCTGTGGCTGGCTTCCTTCTGGGCATCCCTCTCACCAGCCAA GCAGGCATCTACTGGCTGCTGCTGATGGACAACTACGCGGCCAGCTTCTCCTTGGTCATCATCTCTTGTATCATGTGTGTGTCCATCATGTACATTTACG GGCACCAGAACTACTTCCAGGACATCCAGATGATGCTGGGGTTCCCACCGCCCCTCTTCTTCCAGATCTGCTGGCGCTTCGTCTCACCAGCTATCATCTTT TTCATTCTCATCTTCTCGGTGATCCAGTACCAGCCAATCACCTACAACCAATACCAGTATCCAAGCTGGGCCGTGGCCATTGGCTTCCTCATGGCTCTGTCCTCTGTCATTTGCATTCCACTCTACGCCCTGTTCCAGTTCTGCAGAACAGATGGGgacaccctcctccag CGTTTGAAAAATGCAACAAAGCCAAGCAGAGACTGGGGGCCCGCCCTCCTGGAGCACCGAACAGGGCGCTACGCCCCCACCATTCCACCCTCCCCCGAAGACGGGCTTGAGGTCCAGCCGCTGCACCCGGACAAGGCCCAGATTCCCATGGTGGGCAGTAATGGCTCCAGCCGCCTGCAGGACTCCCGGATATGA
- the SLC6A9 gene encoding sodium- and chloride-dependent glycine transporter 1 isoform X2 has protein sequence MVLCPVRPPRRTRTSNGATGATRSRAFMFPYFIMLIFCGIPLFFMELSFGQFASQGCLGVWRISPMFKGVGYGMMVVSTYIGIYYNVVICIAFYYFFSSMTPVLPWTYCNNPWNTPDCMSVLDNPNITNGSQPPALPGNVSQALNQTLKRTSPSEEYWRLYVLKLSDDIGNFGEVRLPLLGCLGVSWVVVFLCLIRGVKSSGKVVYFTATFPYVVLTILFIRGVTLEGAFTGIMYYLTPQWDKILEAKVWGDAASQIFYSLGCAWGGLITMASYNKFHNNCYRDSVIISITNCATSVYAGFVIFSILGFMANHLGVDVSRVADHGPGLAFVAYPEALTLLPIAPLWSLLFFFMLILLGLGTQFCLLETLVTAIVDEVGNEWILQKKTYVTLGVAVAGFLLGIPLTSQAGIYWLLLMDNYAASFSLVIISCIMCVSIMYIYGHQNYFQDIQMMLGFPPPLFFQICWRFVSPAIIFFILIFSVIQYQPITYNQYQYPSWAVAIGFLMALSSVICIPLYALFQFCRTDGDTLLQRLKNATKPSRDWGPALLEHRTGRYAPTIPPSPEDGLEVQPLHPDKAQIPMVGSNGSSRLQDSRI, from the exons ATGGTGCTGTGCCCAGTGAGGCCACCAAGAAGGACCAGAACCTCAAACGGGGCAACTGGGGCAACCAGATCGA GAGCCTTCATGTTCCCCTACTTCATCATGCTCATCTTCTGCGGGATCCCCCTCTTCTTCATGGAACTCTCCTTTGGCCAGTTTGCAAGTCAGGGCTGCCTGGGGGTCTGGAGGATCAGCCCCATGTTCAAAG gtgtGGGCTACGGCATGATGGTGGTGTCCACGTACATCGGCATCTACTACAACGTGGTCATCTGCATCGCCTTCTACTACTTCTTCTCGTCCATGACGCCCGTGCTGCCCTGGACCTACTGCAATAACCCTTGGAACACGCCCGACTGCATGAGCGTGCTGGATAACCCCAACATCACCAACGGCTCGCAGCCTCCTGCCCTGCCTGGAAACGTCTCTCAGGCGCTCAACCAGACCCTCAAGAGGACAAGCCCCAGCGAGGAGTACTGGAG GCTCTACGTGCTGAAGCTGTCGGATGACATCGGAAACTTCGGGGAGGTGCGCCTGCCCCTCCTCGGCTGCCTGGGTGTCTCCTGGGTGGTCGTCTTCCTCTGCCTCATCCGCGGGGTCAAGTCTTCAGGGAAA GTGGTATACTTTACGGCCACATTCCCCTACGTGGTGCTGACCATCCTGTTCATCCGTGGCGTGACCCTGGAAGGAGCCTTCACGGGCATCATGTACTACCTGACCCCACAGTGGGACAAGATCCTGGAGGCCAAG GTATGGGGGGACGCTGCCTCCCAGATCTTCTACTCGCTGGGCTGCGCATGGGGCGGTCTCATCACCATGGCTTCCTACAACAAGTTCCACAACAACTGTTACCG AGACAGTGTCATCATCAGCATCACTAACTGTGCCACCAGCGTCTATGCCGGCTTCGTCATCTTCTCCATCCTGGGCTTCATGGCCAACCACCTGGGTGTGGACGTGTCCCGCGTGGCAGACCATGGCCCAGGCCTGGCCTTTGTGGCATACCCAGAGGCCCTCACACTGCTGCCCATCGCCCCACTGTGGTCTCTGCTCTTCTTCTTTATGCtcatcctgctggggctgggcaCTCAG TTTTGCCTCCTAGAGACGTTGGTCACAGCCATTGTGGATGAGGTAGGGAATGAGTGGATCCTGCAGAAAAAGACTTACGTGACCTTGGGCGTGGCTGTGGCTGGCTTCCTTCTGGGCATCCCTCTCACCAGCCAA GCAGGCATCTACTGGCTGCTGCTGATGGACAACTACGCGGCCAGCTTCTCCTTGGTCATCATCTCTTGTATCATGTGTGTGTCCATCATGTACATTTACG GGCACCAGAACTACTTCCAGGACATCCAGATGATGCTGGGGTTCCCACCGCCCCTCTTCTTCCAGATCTGCTGGCGCTTCGTCTCACCAGCTATCATCTTT TTCATTCTCATCTTCTCGGTGATCCAGTACCAGCCAATCACCTACAACCAATACCAGTATCCAAGCTGGGCCGTGGCCATTGGCTTCCTCATGGCTCTGTCCTCTGTCATTTGCATTCCACTCTACGCCCTGTTCCAGTTCTGCAGAACAGATGGGgacaccctcctccag CGTTTGAAAAATGCAACAAAGCCAAGCAGAGACTGGGGGCCCGCCCTCCTGGAGCACCGAACAGGGCGCTACGCCCCCACCATTCCACCCTCCCCCGAAGACGGGCTTGAGGTCCAGCCGCTGCACCCGGACAAGGCCCAGATTCCCATGGTGGGCAGTAATGGCTCCAGCCGCCTGCAGGACTCCCGGATATGA
- the SLC6A9 gene encoding sodium- and chloride-dependent glycine transporter 1 isoform X1, with protein sequence MVGKGAKGMLNGAVPSEATKKDQNLKRGNWGNQIEFVLTSVGYAVGLGNVWRFPYLCYRNGGGAFMFPYFIMLIFCGIPLFFMELSFGQFASQGCLGVWRISPMFKGVGYGMMVVSTYIGIYYNVVICIAFYYFFSSMTPVLPWTYCNNPWNTPDCMSVLDNPNITNGSQPPALPGNVSQALNQTLKRTSPSEEYWRLYVLKLSDDIGNFGEVRLPLLGCLGVSWVVVFLCLIRGVKSSGKVVYFTATFPYVVLTILFIRGVTLEGAFTGIMYYLTPQWDKILEAKVWGDAASQIFYSLGCAWGGLITMASYNKFHNNCYRDSVIISITNCATSVYAGFVIFSILGFMANHLGVDVSRVADHGPGLAFVAYPEALTLLPIAPLWSLLFFFMLILLGLGTQFCLLETLVTAIVDEVGNEWILQKKTYVTLGVAVAGFLLGIPLTSQAGIYWLLLMDNYAASFSLVIISCIMCVSIMYIYGHQNYFQDIQMMLGFPPPLFFQICWRFVSPAIIFFILIFSVIQYQPITYNQYQYPSWAVAIGFLMALSSVICIPLYALFQFCRTDGDTLLQRLKNATKPSRDWGPALLEHRTGRYAPTIPPSPEDGLEVQPLHPDKAQIPMVGSNGSSRLQDSRI encoded by the exons atggtAGGAAAAGGTGCCAAAGGGATGCTG AATGGTGCTGTGCCCAGTGAGGCCACCAAGAAGGACCAGAACCTCAAACGGGGCAACTGGGGCAACCAGATCGAGTTTGTACTGACGAGCGTGGGCTATGCCGTGGGCCTGGGCAATGTCTGGCGCTTCCCATACCTCTGCTATCGCAACGGGGGAG GAGCCTTCATGTTCCCCTACTTCATCATGCTCATCTTCTGCGGGATCCCCCTCTTCTTCATGGAACTCTCCTTTGGCCAGTTTGCAAGTCAGGGCTGCCTGGGGGTCTGGAGGATCAGCCCCATGTTCAAAG gtgtGGGCTACGGCATGATGGTGGTGTCCACGTACATCGGCATCTACTACAACGTGGTCATCTGCATCGCCTTCTACTACTTCTTCTCGTCCATGACGCCCGTGCTGCCCTGGACCTACTGCAATAACCCTTGGAACACGCCCGACTGCATGAGCGTGCTGGATAACCCCAACATCACCAACGGCTCGCAGCCTCCTGCCCTGCCTGGAAACGTCTCTCAGGCGCTCAACCAGACCCTCAAGAGGACAAGCCCCAGCGAGGAGTACTGGAG GCTCTACGTGCTGAAGCTGTCGGATGACATCGGAAACTTCGGGGAGGTGCGCCTGCCCCTCCTCGGCTGCCTGGGTGTCTCCTGGGTGGTCGTCTTCCTCTGCCTCATCCGCGGGGTCAAGTCTTCAGGGAAA GTGGTATACTTTACGGCCACATTCCCCTACGTGGTGCTGACCATCCTGTTCATCCGTGGCGTGACCCTGGAAGGAGCCTTCACGGGCATCATGTACTACCTGACCCCACAGTGGGACAAGATCCTGGAGGCCAAG GTATGGGGGGACGCTGCCTCCCAGATCTTCTACTCGCTGGGCTGCGCATGGGGCGGTCTCATCACCATGGCTTCCTACAACAAGTTCCACAACAACTGTTACCG AGACAGTGTCATCATCAGCATCACTAACTGTGCCACCAGCGTCTATGCCGGCTTCGTCATCTTCTCCATCCTGGGCTTCATGGCCAACCACCTGGGTGTGGACGTGTCCCGCGTGGCAGACCATGGCCCAGGCCTGGCCTTTGTGGCATACCCAGAGGCCCTCACACTGCTGCCCATCGCCCCACTGTGGTCTCTGCTCTTCTTCTTTATGCtcatcctgctggggctgggcaCTCAG TTTTGCCTCCTAGAGACGTTGGTCACAGCCATTGTGGATGAGGTAGGGAATGAGTGGATCCTGCAGAAAAAGACTTACGTGACCTTGGGCGTGGCTGTGGCTGGCTTCCTTCTGGGCATCCCTCTCACCAGCCAA GCAGGCATCTACTGGCTGCTGCTGATGGACAACTACGCGGCCAGCTTCTCCTTGGTCATCATCTCTTGTATCATGTGTGTGTCCATCATGTACATTTACG GGCACCAGAACTACTTCCAGGACATCCAGATGATGCTGGGGTTCCCACCGCCCCTCTTCTTCCAGATCTGCTGGCGCTTCGTCTCACCAGCTATCATCTTT TTCATTCTCATCTTCTCGGTGATCCAGTACCAGCCAATCACCTACAACCAATACCAGTATCCAAGCTGGGCCGTGGCCATTGGCTTCCTCATGGCTCTGTCCTCTGTCATTTGCATTCCACTCTACGCCCTGTTCCAGTTCTGCAGAACAGATGGGgacaccctcctccag CGTTTGAAAAATGCAACAAAGCCAAGCAGAGACTGGGGGCCCGCCCTCCTGGAGCACCGAACAGGGCGCTACGCCCCCACCATTCCACCCTCCCCCGAAGACGGGCTTGAGGTCCAGCCGCTGCACCCGGACAAGGCCCAGATTCCCATGGTGGGCAGTAATGGCTCCAGCCGCCTGCAGGACTCCCGGATATGA